The following are encoded in a window of Flavobacterium psychrotrophum genomic DNA:
- a CDS encoding carboxypeptidase-like regulatory domain-containing protein — MKKLVLSLLLVMQVVFAWAQNAASVQGKVVDSKSQKPLENVVATIEATGQTAITNVEGIFIFKDVAAESHVLTVGTAGYTIQTFTVEVAAGQALDLGVVSLEEDITSEQQLGLITITDNDLGDDNSGSENTAGLLQASRDTYQQVAAFNWGQARFRIRGLDNQYGTTMINGVIMNKIYDGRPQWSNWGGLNDVTRNQEFTMGSAPSDYTFGGVLGTQEINTRASIFRPGVRISFSGTNTNYNWRSMATYSSGLRPDGWAYSISASRRWAVEGYFDGTDYAANSFFASVEKKINDHHSINFTSIYAQNSRGKNSPNTKEVTDIAGEKYNSYWGWQDGKKRNSRDKDVEEPILMLSHYWTIGETTSLNTNVSYQFGSIGNSRLDYQNANNPDPTYYRNLPSYYMNAEIGDSEADANSHALFTTNKQIDWNQLYQTNQNTANGRSAYVLYEDRTDDKTFTANTILRSQLSDNISMNGGATYRHLKSHNFQNLLDLLGGQFFEDFDNYYSGDFSQSDLNNPNRQVGVGDTYGYNYNLYANVADAFAQFKFNYSKFDFYVGGNFTYTDYQRDGLYKNGLYANNSLGKSEKLNFNTFGVKGGVTYKIDGRNMIVLNGIHMTQAPTLRNAFPNARLSNQIVNGIENEVITGGDISYVIRTPRLKTKLTGFYTQMQNSIKTSFFFGDGIFEGDDANAFVAETVTGADKRMMGGEFGIEYNLTSTITVKGAASYGQYIYTNNPNVSINNDALAAAIDDSGIGGVTGNVPTTTVSYGQAKLKNYKLGGMPQQAYSLGLEYHDPHFWWVGVNGNYLADNYSEVSSLLRTENFFKDPATQNGVPYESIDTSLANKLLKQERFDNFFLMNLQGGKSWKIGNQLVGVFISVNNVLDKTYKTGGFEQSRNATYGALAADTQNGRPQFGSKYFYGFGRNYFVNLYINF, encoded by the coding sequence ATGAAAAAACTCGTACTCAGTCTTTTATTAGTGATGCAGGTTGTGTTTGCCTGGGCGCAAAACGCAGCATCAGTACAGGGAAAGGTAGTCGATTCTAAATCTCAAAAGCCCCTGGAGAATGTTGTGGCTACCATTGAAGCTACCGGCCAGACGGCTATTACCAATGTTGAAGGTATTTTTATATTTAAAGACGTTGCCGCAGAGAGCCATGTGCTTACTGTGGGTACAGCAGGCTACACCATCCAAACTTTTACTGTAGAAGTAGCAGCCGGACAAGCGCTTGACCTTGGTGTGGTATCTCTTGAAGAAGACATTACATCTGAACAACAGCTGGGCCTTATTACCATTACTGATAATGACCTTGGTGATGACAACAGTGGTTCAGAAAATACAGCGGGCCTTTTACAGGCATCGCGCGACACCTACCAGCAGGTAGCTGCCTTTAACTGGGGCCAGGCACGTTTTAGAATCCGTGGACTTGACAACCAGTATGGTACTACCATGATTAACGGTGTTATAATGAATAAAATATATGACGGAAGACCACAATGGAGCAACTGGGGCGGACTTAATGATGTAACCCGTAACCAGGAGTTTACTATGGGTTCTGCGCCAAGCGACTACACCTTTGGTGGTGTGCTGGGTACTCAGGAAATTAATACACGTGCCTCTATATTCAGGCCGGGTGTAAGAATATCTTTTTCAGGTACAAACACTAACTACAACTGGAGGTCTATGGCTACCTACTCTTCAGGGCTTCGCCCTGACGGATGGGCTTACAGCATATCTGCATCAAGAAGGTGGGCTGTAGAAGGTTATTTTGATGGTACTGACTATGCTGCAAATTCATTTTTTGCAAGTGTTGAGAAAAAGATAAACGACCACCACAGCATTAACTTTACAAGTATATATGCACAAAACAGCAGAGGCAAAAACTCGCCAAATACTAAAGAAGTTACTGATATTGCCGGCGAAAAATACAACTCTTACTGGGGATGGCAGGATGGAAAAAAACGCAACAGCCGCGATAAGGATGTTGAAGAGCCTATCTTAATGCTAAGCCACTACTGGACTATAGGCGAAACTACATCGCTAAACACAAACGTTTCTTACCAGTTTGGATCTATCGGAAACAGCCGCCTGGATTACCAGAATGCTAACAACCCTGATCCTACTTACTACAGAAACCTGCCAAGCTACTACATGAATGCCGAAATTGGCGATTCTGAAGCAGATGCTAACAGCCATGCACTATTTACAACCAACAAGCAAATAGACTGGAACCAGCTTTACCAAACAAACCAGAACACCGCTAACGGCCGTAGTGCTTATGTGCTTTATGAAGACCGTACAGACGATAAAACGTTTACTGCAAATACAATACTTCGCTCTCAGCTAAGTGATAATATTTCTATGAACGGTGGTGCTACATACAGGCACCTTAAGAGCCACAACTTCCAGAACCTGCTAGACCTTTTAGGCGGCCAGTTCTTTGAAGATTTTGACAACTACTATTCAGGAGATTTTTCTCAGAGCGACCTTAACAACCCTAACCGCCAGGTGGGTGTGGGCGATACTTATGGCTACAACTACAACCTGTATGCTAACGTAGCTGATGCTTTTGCACAGTTTAAATTTAACTACAGCAAGTTTGATTTTTATGTAGGCGGTAACTTTACTTATACAGACTACCAAAGGGATGGTCTTTACAAGAACGGACTTTATGCTAACAACTCTTTAGGTAAAAGCGAAAAACTTAACTTTAACACCTTTGGTGTAAAAGGTGGCGTTACTTATAAAATAGATGGCCGTAACATGATCGTGCTAAACGGTATACACATGACGCAGGCTCCTACGCTTAGAAATGCTTTTCCTAATGCAAGGCTAAGCAACCAGATTGTAAACGGTATAGAAAACGAGGTTATTACAGGTGGAGATATTAGCTATGTAATAAGAACACCAAGGCTTAAAACAAAGCTTACCGGTTTTTATACTCAAATGCAAAACTCTATTAAAACATCGTTCTTCTTTGGAGACGGTATATTTGAAGGTGACGACGCTAACGCGTTTGTCGCAGAAACTGTAACAGGTGCAGATAAGCGCATGATGGGTGGTGAATTTGGTATTGAGTACAACCTTACCAGTACAATTACTGTAAAAGGTGCGGCATCTTATGGCCAGTACATTTATACTAACAACCCTAATGTAAGCATTAACAACGATGCTCTTGCAGCAGCTATTGATGATAGCGGCATAGGTGGTGTTACAGGAAACGTACCCACTACAACAGTTAGCTATGGCCAGGCTAAGTTGAAAAACTACAAACTGGGTGGCATGCCACAGCAGGCATATTCATTAGGACTGGAATATCATGACCCTCATTTCTGGTGGGTAGGTGTAAACGGTAACTACCTTGCAGATAACTATTCAGAAGTTTCTTCTCTTTTAAGAACAGAGAACTTCTTTAAAGACCCAGCTACTCAAAATGGTGTTCCTTACGAAAGTATAGACACTTCTCTTGCAAATAAGCTACTTAAACAAGAGCGTTTTGACAACTTCTTCCTTATGAACCTTCAGGGAGGTAAGTCATGGAAAATAGGTAACCAGCTTGTAGGTGTATTTATCAGCGTAAACAACGTGCTTGATAAAACATACAAAACAGGTGGATTTGAACAATCACGTAATGCTACTTATGGTGCACTTGCGGCAGATACTCAGAACGGAAGACCTCAGTTTGGTTCTAAATATTTCTACGGTTTCGGAAGAAATTACTTCGTGAACCTTTACATCAACTTCTAA
- a CDS encoding endonuclease/exonuclease/phosphatase family protein: MIKKISFLVLLLVMVTGAKAQEKKFKVQTIAFYNVENLFDTINGPNNDEEWLANGKQAWTGAKYKLKLQHLSRVLAELGTGENSQSPAIIGLAEVENRGVLEDLLKQPLLADKGYGIIHFDSPDKRGIDVALLYKKAIFKPTSYKNIPLIIYDQERAKEKIQAEKDAAAGKKTEDTEDMAVYINVDYSGRIYTRDQLLVTGMLDGEQISFIVNHWPSRSGGEKKSSPNREAAAALNKKIIDSLYSINPNTKLITMGDLNDGPYNKSIKVVLGAKAHKDEVGTGGLFNPMEEMSKKGIGTLAYRDAWDLFDQMIITEPLIKKDYTSYRFWKAGVYNKTFLVQPSGQYKGYPLRNSNGQVGYSDHFPVYMYLIKEQK; the protein is encoded by the coding sequence ATGATTAAAAAGATCAGCTTTCTTGTCCTGCTTTTAGTGATGGTAACCGGTGCAAAGGCGCAGGAAAAAAAGTTTAAGGTTCAGACCATTGCCTTCTACAATGTAGAAAACTTATTTGATACTATTAATGGCCCAAATAATGATGAAGAGTGGCTTGCAAATGGCAAACAGGCCTGGACAGGAGCCAAGTACAAGCTAAAGCTACAGCACCTTTCGCGCGTGCTTGCAGAACTTGGTACGGGCGAAAATTCGCAATCTCCTGCCATAATAGGCCTTGCCGAGGTAGAAAACCGCGGTGTGTTAGAAGACCTGCTTAAGCAGCCCCTTTTAGCCGATAAAGGATATGGTATTATTCACTTCGACAGCCCCGATAAGCGTGGTATAGACGTGGCACTCCTTTATAAAAAAGCCATATTTAAGCCTACAAGCTATAAAAATATACCGCTTATTATATATGACCAGGAGCGTGCCAAAGAAAAAATACAGGCAGAGAAAGATGCTGCGGCCGGTAAAAAAACCGAGGATACCGAAGATATGGCCGTATATATAAACGTAGACTACAGTGGCCGTATTTATACCCGCGACCAGTTACTGGTTACCGGTATGCTGGATGGCGAGCAAATAAGCTTTATTGTAAACCACTGGCCATCGCGTTCTGGTGGCGAAAAAAAGAGCAGCCCTAACCGTGAGGCAGCAGCGGCACTTAATAAAAAGATAATAGATTCTTTATATAGCATAAACCCAAATACTAAGCTTATTACCATGGGCGACCTTAACGATGGCCCTTATAATAAGAGTATAAAAGTTGTGCTTGGCGCAAAAGCGCATAAAGATGAAGTGGGTACAGGTGGCCTGTTTAACCCTATGGAGGAGATGAGCAAAAAAGGTATTGGAACCCTGGCATACCGTGATGCGTGGGATCTTTTTGACCAGATGATTATTACTGAGCCCCTTATTAAAAAAGATTATACCTCTTACCGTTTCTGGAAAGCGGGCGTGTACAACAAAACCTTTTTAGTACAGCCTAGTGGCCAGTACAAAGGCTACCCGCTAAGAAATAGCAACGGACAGGTAGGTTATAGCGACCACTTTCCGGTATACATGTACCTTATTAAGGAACAAAAATAA
- a CDS encoding serine hydrolase domain-containing protein, translating to MKFLKKLLKWFVLPVAILVMLLYIFDVDYLLKAVRVVYLHGKTTAYLDDYTHFDNRIVHKGTAQPWAEATDYNKVKGTERLEAVHKELGTVAYLIIKNDSIWHESYYDGYGQDSKSNSFSMAKSIVSAAMFKAIEEGKIKSLDQKVGDYFPEFTKGLGAKLTVGDLSSMATGLDWNEEYSSAFSITTRAYFGNHLWDTMLSVPVVEEPGQKFVYVSGATELLAMVVTKATGQTLSDYVSDKFWKPMGAANDALWQTDKEGGIEKAYCCFGSNARDFARFGKLFLHNGSWNGAKLLDSTDVAKMVTPRFKDAPEYGYGWWINNYLGKKMYYMRGHLGQFVICIPQDNIIIVRLGHTKGKQLDKKTDAHSNDFYVYVDEAYKMMGKMKPEEGEGNKREMK from the coding sequence ATGAAATTCCTTAAAAAACTTCTCAAATGGTTTGTGCTGCCCGTTGCAATACTTGTGATGCTGCTCTATATTTTTGATGTAGACTATCTTTTAAAAGCCGTGCGTGTGGTATACCTGCATGGCAAAACTACCGCATACCTTGATGATTATACCCATTTTGATAATCGTATTGTACATAAAGGTACAGCGCAGCCATGGGCAGAAGCTACAGACTATAATAAAGTAAAAGGAACTGAAAGGCTCGAAGCCGTACATAAAGAACTGGGCACTGTTGCCTACCTTATTATAAAGAACGACAGCATTTGGCATGAAAGCTATTATGATGGTTATGGTCAGGACTCTAAGTCCAACTCGTTTTCTATGGCTAAGAGCATCGTTTCTGCGGCAATGTTTAAGGCTATTGAAGAGGGCAAAATAAAAAGCCTTGACCAAAAGGTGGGCGACTATTTTCCTGAATTTACTAAAGGCCTTGGCGCTAAGCTTACCGTGGGCGATTTATCGTCTATGGCTACAGGGCTTGACTGGAATGAGGAATACAGCAGTGCTTTTAGCATTACCACCCGCGCTTACTTTGGCAACCACCTTTGGGATACCATGCTAAGTGTGCCTGTGGTAGAAGAGCCGGGGCAAAAGTTTGTATATGTTAGTGGCGCTACAGAGCTGCTTGCTATGGTAGTAACAAAAGCCACGGGGCAAACCCTTAGCGATTATGTGTCTGATAAATTCTGGAAGCCTATGGGTGCGGCTAACGATGCACTGTGGCAAACAGATAAAGAGGGCGGTATCGAAAAAGCCTATTGCTGTTTTGGTAGTAACGCGCGCGATTTTGCCCGTTTTGGTAAACTCTTCCTCCATAATGGCTCGTGGAATGGCGCTAAGTTGTTAGACAGTACCGATGTTGCCAAAATGGTTACACCACGTTTTAAAGATGCGCCAGAATATGGCTATGGCTGGTGGATAAATAATTACCTGGGCAAAAAAATGTATTATATGCGCGGGCATTTAGGGCAGTTTGTTATTTGCATTCCGCAGGATAATATAATTATAGTGCGCTTAGGCCATACTAAAGGTAAGCAACTCGATAAAAAAACCGATGCGCATAGCAACGACTTTTATGTTTATGTAGACGAAGCCTACAAAATGATGGGCAAAATGAAACCCGAAGAAGGGGAGGGCAACAAACGTGAAATGAAATAA
- the lgt gene encoding prolipoprotein diacylglyceryl transferase, translating into MDGIFVWDANPTMVKISHSFQVGYYGVLFVTGLIIGYFIVQRIYKREGVPTNQLDIILLHIVAGTIIGARLGHCLFYEPGYFLHHPLEIVLPMQKMGGSWQFTGYRGLASHGGAFGVFVAIIRYCYKYKVKTLWLMDRLAIPIPIAGAFIRFGNFMNSEIYGKPTNGKWGVVFKRANAIPRHPTQLYEAFSYLAISGILYYLYLHQKNRRDGFLFGLFIALLFAARFVIEYFKENQEAFEDGMVLNMGQWLSIPFILGGLGYIAYGYLPKKNKEASI; encoded by the coding sequence ATGGATGGTATTTTTGTTTGGGATGCCAACCCAACAATGGTTAAAATAAGCCACAGTTTTCAGGTAGGTTACTACGGCGTGCTCTTTGTAACCGGGCTGATAATTGGTTATTTTATTGTGCAGCGCATTTATAAGAGGGAGGGTGTACCTACAAACCAGCTCGATATTATACTGCTACACATTGTTGCGGGTACTATTATTGGCGCGCGGTTGGGGCATTGCCTGTTTTATGAACCCGGTTATTTTTTACACCATCCGTTAGAGATTGTATTGCCCATGCAAAAAATGGGGGGCTCGTGGCAGTTTACCGGTTATCGCGGGCTTGCCAGCCACGGCGGGGCTTTTGGCGTATTTGTAGCCATAATAAGATACTGTTATAAATACAAAGTAAAAACGCTTTGGCTTATGGATAGGCTTGCCATACCCATACCCATTGCGGGGGCGTTTATACGCTTTGGTAATTTTATGAATTCAGAAATTTATGGTAAGCCTACTAACGGAAAATGGGGTGTGGTCTTTAAACGTGCCAATGCCATACCAAGGCACCCTACACAATTATATGAAGCATTTTCTTACCTTGCCATATCGGGTATATTGTATTACCTGTACCTGCACCAAAAAAACCGACGCGACGGATTTTTGTTTGGGTTGTTTATAGCACTGCTGTTTGCTGCCCGCTTTGTGATAGAGTATTTTAAAGAAAACCAGGAAGCCTTTGAAGATGGCATGGTGCTTAATATGGGGCAGTGGCTCAGTATACCGTTTATATTGGGTGGACTGGGATATATTGCTTATGGCTACCTGCCAAAGAAAAACAAGGAGGCATCAATATAA
- a CDS encoding 3'-5' exonuclease, whose amino-acid sequence MLEKIRLENILFLDIETVPEEEHYNLLDEETQQLYALKTQYQRKDDITAEEFYERAGIWAEFGKIVCLSAGFFTFKNDIRHFRVTSFFGEEEKILRDFSNLLNNHFSQPQHIMCGHNAKEFDFPFIARRMIINNVPIPNKLNLFGKKPWEVPHLDTMELWKFGDYKSFTSLKLLTKILGIPSPKGDIDGSQVAHVFYVEKDIDRIVTYCEKDVVATAQVFLRFRRESILVDDEVIHV is encoded by the coding sequence ATGTTAGAAAAAATAAGACTTGAAAATATACTGTTTCTCGATATAGAAACCGTTCCCGAAGAGGAACACTATAACCTGCTCGACGAAGAAACCCAACAGCTGTATGCGCTAAAAACCCAATACCAGCGTAAAGATGATATTACCGCTGAGGAGTTTTATGAACGTGCAGGCATCTGGGCAGAGTTTGGTAAGATTGTATGCCTTTCTGCCGGATTTTTTACGTTTAAAAATGACATCCGCCACTTTAGGGTAACTTCTTTTTTTGGGGAGGAAGAAAAAATACTGCGCGATTTTAGCAATTTGCTAAACAACCATTTTAGCCAGCCCCAGCATATTATGTGTGGGCATAACGCAAAGGAATTTGACTTTCCGTTTATAGCCCGCCGCATGATAATCAATAACGTACCCATACCCAATAAGCTGAACCTCTTTGGTAAAAAGCCGTGGGAAGTGCCGCACCTTGATACTATGGAGTTGTGGAAGTTTGGCGATTATAAAAGTTTTACATCACTTAAGCTGCTTACAAAAATATTAGGCATCCCTTCGCCTAAAGGCGATATAGACGGCAGCCAGGTAGCCCATGTGTTTTATGTAGAAAAAGACATTGACCGCATTGTTACCTACTGCGAAAAAGATGTGGTAGCCACCGCACAGGTATTTCTCCGTTTCCGTAGAGAATCAATACTTGTGGATGACGAAGTAATACACGTTTAA
- a CDS encoding GNAT family N-acyltransferase, with the protein MSLVTPKEVAKAIKTDKYGFLGTFSGWLLMKILKISTMNKIYDRNKHLSDLEFLNSLLDEFQIKFEIPEEDLKRLPKTGPYITVSNHPLGGIDGILLLKLMVEREPDFKIIANFLLHRIEPLKPYVMPVNPFETHKDAKSSVAGIKDALRHLSDGHPLGIFPAGEVSTYRDGKLIVDRPWEEGAIKLIKKAKVPVVPIYFHAKNSRVFYWLSKISDTLRTAKLPSELLTQKHRVIKVRIGKPISVAEQAEFENIADYSEFLRRKTYMLSNAFVKETKLLDAASLNLKIAKEPKKIALPANQDKILAEIAQLRKDDYRLLQSKNYEVFFVSADKIPYVLHELGRLREITFREVGEGTNESLDLDQYDKYYHHMFLWDDDAKRVAGAYRMGLGADIYKKHGIDGFYLHDLFRFEPELYDMMSKSIEMGRAFIIKDYQQKPMPLFLLWKGVVHTTLRYPEHKYLIGGVSISNQFSDFSKSLMIEFMKSHYYDPYIAQYVHPKKEYKVRLKDGDKDFVFNEAEADLNKFDKIIEEIEPGDLRLPVLIKKYIKQNARVIAFNVDPLFNNAIDGLMYIRIADLPESTVKPVMEEFQAELERKHADKEL; encoded by the coding sequence ATGAGTTTAGTTACCCCTAAAGAGGTTGCAAAAGCAATAAAAACAGACAAATACGGATTCTTAGGGACTTTTTCAGGATGGCTTTTAATGAAGATCCTGAAGATTTCGACCATGAATAAGATTTATGACCGTAATAAGCACCTGAGCGACCTGGAGTTTCTTAACTCTTTACTGGACGAGTTCCAGATAAAGTTTGAGATACCTGAAGAAGACCTTAAGCGACTGCCCAAAACCGGTCCGTATATAACAGTATCTAACCACCCACTGGGCGGTATAGATGGTATTTTGCTGCTTAAATTAATGGTAGAGCGCGAGCCCGACTTTAAAATTATTGCAAACTTCTTACTGCACCGCATAGAGCCGCTTAAGCCTTATGTAATGCCGGTAAACCCTTTTGAAACCCATAAAGATGCCAAGAGCAGCGTAGCCGGAATTAAGGATGCGCTTCGTCACCTTTCTGACGGCCACCCACTGGGTATTTTCCCGGCCGGGGAGGTAAGCACTTACCGCGACGGCAAACTTATTGTAGACCGCCCGTGGGAAGAAGGTGCCATAAAGCTTATTAAAAAGGCAAAGGTGCCTGTGGTACCCATTTACTTTCATGCCAAAAACAGCCGTGTGTTTTACTGGTTGTCTAAAATAAGCGATACCCTGCGTACCGCTAAATTACCAAGCGAACTCCTTACGCAAAAACACCGCGTTATTAAGGTACGCATAGGCAAGCCTATATCGGTTGCCGAACAGGCCGAGTTTGAAAACATAGCCGACTACAGTGAGTTTTTGCGTCGCAAAACATACATGCTAAGCAATGCCTTTGTTAAAGAGACAAAATTGCTTGATGCGGCAAGCCTGAACCTTAAAATAGCTAAGGAGCCAAAAAAAATAGCACTGCCTGCAAACCAGGACAAGATACTTGCCGAAATAGCGCAACTGCGCAAAGATGATTACCGCCTGCTGCAAAGCAAAAACTACGAAGTATTTTTTGTATCGGCAGATAAGATACCTTATGTATTGCACGAACTGGGCCGCCTGCGCGAAATTACCTTCCGCGAGGTGGGCGAGGGCACTAATGAGTCGCTCGACCTGGATCAGTATGACAAGTACTACCACCATATGTTTTTGTGGGATGACGATGCCAAGCGTGTAGCCGGGGCTTACCGCATGGGGCTTGGTGCAGACATTTATAAAAAGCACGGTATTGACGGTTTTTACCTGCACGACCTTTTCCGTTTTGAGCCGGAACTGTATGATATGATGAGCAAGTCTATCGAAATGGGGCGTGCCTTTATCATTAAAGATTACCAGCAAAAACCCATGCCGCTGTTCCTTTTATGGAAGGGTGTGGTACATACAACCCTGCGTTACCCTGAGCACAAATACCTTATAGGCGGTGTAAGCATAAGTAACCAGTTTAGCGATTTCTCTAAATCGCTGATGATCGAGTTTATGAAATCGCACTATTACGACCCTTATATAGCGCAGTATGTGCACCCTAAAAAGGAGTATAAAGTAAGGCTTAAGGATGGTGATAAAGATTTTGTATTTAACGAAGCGGAAGCCGACCTTAATAAATTTGACAAGATAATTGAGGAAATAGAACCGGGCGATCTGCGCCTGCCGGTACTTATTAAAAAGTACATAAAGCAAAATGCACGTGTTATTGCCTTTAACGTAGACCCACTATTCAACAATGCCATAGATGGTTTGATGTACATTCGTATTGCAGACCTGCCGGAAAGTACCGTAAAACCGGTTATGGAGGAGTTTCAGGCAGAGCTTGAACGCAAGCACGCTGATAAAGAGCTTTAA
- a CDS encoding T9SS type A sorting domain-containing protein encodes MKKITFIALLAFSAFTATAQNFYNFTKLDQTYADLENSVSINNGQVWDYDDFDSVTLPFAFTVMGQSVDRFLFADDGFVLLAPGVDYNDDSEGIFYINPSNLFIQDRAVNTEVSASPISYTIEGAAGSRILKLEVKNATIEDADAYGYDADHFYMSYQVWLYESGKTLEFHYGADNITDLDNLTDGDGLLAGFGDDYGVVGFVYGDVATPSYIELTEDTIEEPVLLSDYPTNGSVYRFTPARAAGLPSVKNNFVSLYPNPAKSAFNIVSKNTPVSQYAIYDATGKQLQQKSFSPAATVNINVENLATGVYFVDVNGQHLKFVKN; translated from the coding sequence ATGAAAAAAATTACTTTTATCGCCCTGCTGGCATTTTCAGCATTTACTGCTACGGCACAAAATTTTTACAATTTTACCAAACTTGATCAAACCTATGCCGACCTTGAAAACTCTGTTTCTATAAACAATGGGCAAGTATGGGATTATGATGATTTTGATAGCGTTACCCTGCCATTTGCGTTTACAGTAATGGGGCAGTCAGTAGACCGATTTCTGTTTGCAGATGATGGTTTTGTACTGCTGGCACCCGGCGTTGACTACAATGATGACAGCGAAGGCATATTCTACATAAACCCTTCAAATCTTTTTATTCAGGATCGTGCTGTAAACACAGAGGTATCGGCTTCACCCATTAGTTATACGATTGAGGGCGCCGCGGGCAGCCGAATCCTGAAACTGGAAGTTAAAAACGCCACCATTGAAGATGCAGACGCTTATGGATATGATGCCGATCATTTTTACATGAGTTATCAGGTATGGCTATATGAGTCTGGTAAAACACTGGAATTTCATTATGGCGCAGATAATATTACAGACCTTGACAACCTTACTGATGGCGATGGCCTGCTGGCTGGTTTTGGCGATGATTATGGTGTCGTAGGCTTTGTGTATGGCGATGTAGCAACCCCTTCTTATATAGAACTTACCGAAGATACCATTGAAGAGCCTGTTTTACTAAGCGATTACCCAACTAATGGTTCAGTATACCGCTTTACGCCTGCACGTGCTGCCGGCCTGCCTTCTGTAAAAAACAATTTTGTAAGCCTGTATCCTAACCCTGCAAAGTCTGCGTTTAATATTGTTTCAAAAAACACGCCGGTTTCGCAATACGCTATTTATGATGCTACAGGTAAGCAGTTGCAGCAAAAAAGCTTTAGCCCTGCCGCAACAGTAAACATTAATGTAGAAAACCTGGCTACAGGTGTATATTTTGTTGATGTAAACGGGCAACACCTTAAGTTTGTTAAAAACTAA
- the serS gene encoding serine--tRNA ligase: MLQTAFIRENREKVIQALGKRNFDAAPLVDEVIALDDKRRSTQVALDTILAESNKLSRSIGELMKTGKKDEAAALKEQTTQFKEQSKELEEVLAVTSDALLQVLYKLPNTPADIVPEGKTPEENLEVFAAGEVPVLFDGAQPHWELAKKYDIIDFELGVKITGAGFPVYKGKGARLQRALISYFLDKNTAAGYKEYQVPHLINEASGYGTGQLPDKEGQMYHAGVDDLYLIPTAEVPVTNLFRDVIIEEKDLPVLCTAYTPCFRREAGSYGAHVRGLNRLHQFDKVEIVRVEKPENSYAALDGMVDHVKEILDELKLPYRILRLCGGDMGFTSALTYDFELFSTAQDRWLEISSVSNFETFQSNRLKLRFRDKEGKNQLAHTLNGSSLALPRVLAGILENYQTPEGIVIPEVLRPYTGFDIID, encoded by the coding sequence ATGTTACAGACAGCATTTATCAGGGAAAACCGTGAGAAAGTAATACAGGCGCTGGGCAAACGCAATTTTGACGCTGCACCGCTTGTAGATGAAGTAATAGCGCTAGACGACAAAAGAAGGTCGACACAAGTGGCGCTTGATACCATCCTGGCGGAATCCAACAAGCTGTCGCGTAGCATAGGCGAGCTGATGAAAACCGGCAAAAAAGACGAGGCTGCTGCTCTTAAAGAGCAAACAACCCAGTTTAAAGAGCAGAGCAAAGAGCTTGAAGAAGTGCTTGCCGTAACCAGCGATGCGCTATTGCAGGTGCTTTATAAGCTACCTAACACACCGGCAGACATTGTACCAGAAGGTAAAACCCCTGAGGAGAACCTTGAGGTATTTGCCGCCGGAGAAGTACCCGTACTTTTTGATGGCGCACAGCCACACTGGGAGCTTGCCAAAAAATATGACATCATTGATTTTGAACTGGGCGTAAAAATTACCGGGGCGGGCTTTCCTGTATACAAGGGTAAAGGCGCCAGGCTGCAACGCGCGCTTATATCATACTTTTTAGATAAAAACACGGCTGCCGGATACAAAGAGTACCAGGTGCCACACCTTATTAACGAAGCTTCGGGCTACGGCACAGGACAGCTGCCGGATAAAGAGGGGCAAATGTACCACGCAGGTGTAGACGACCTGTACCTTATTCCTACGGCAGAGGTACCGGTAACTAACCTTTTTCGCGATGTAATTATTGAGGAGAAAGACCTTCCGGTATTGTGTACGGCATACACGCCATGTTTCCGCCGCGAGGCAGGTTCTTACGGGGCACACGTGCGCGGCCTTAACCGCCTGCACCAGTTTGATAAGGTAGAAATCGTGCGTGTAGAAAAACCAGAGAACAGCTATGCTGCGCTTGATGGTATGGTAGACCACGTTAAAGAAATACTGGATGAGCTAAAACTGCCTTACCGCATACTGCGCCTTTGTGGTGGCGATATGGGCTTTACATCGGCACTTACTTATGACTTTGAATTGTTTAGCACCGCACAGGACCGTTGGTTAGAAATCAGTTCGGTTTCTAACTTCGAAACCTTCCAGAGCAACAGGCTTAAGCTGCGTTTCCGCGATAAAGAGGGCAAAAACCAACTGGCGCATACCCTTAACGGTAGCTCACTGGCATTGCCACGCGTGCTTGCAGGTATTCTTGAAAATTACCAGACACCAGAGGGTATTGTAATACCAGAGGTGCTAAGGCCATACACAGGCTTTGATATTATTGACTAA